One window from the genome of Hippocampus zosterae strain Florida chromosome 7, ASM2543408v3, whole genome shotgun sequence encodes:
- the dtnbp1b gene encoding dystrobrevin binding protein 1b isoform X2 codes for MSTTPAASDGSQRKSLEVDCDHVPKASAADSSSSGGGGQLKLKDRHKLLEEAFQQDVEQYLSTGYLQIAERRGSMSSMEVNVDMLEQMDLMDMSDHEALDVFLHSGGEDNSAASPVAGPECLSAEISLAVPELRRKLSPACALDADEEDDGEEEEDKEEEEGARRTMRRRRRRKRATPPALTPDRQDGSPKV; via the exons ATGTCCACCACGCCTGCTGCGTCCGACGGGAGCCAGAGGAAGTCTC TGGAGGTGGATTGCGACCACGTGCCGAAGGCGTCGGCCGCCGACTCCTCCTCCAGCGGCGGTGGCGGGCAGCTGAAGCTGAAGGACAGACACAAGCTGCTGGAGGAAGCCTTCCAGCAGGACGTGGAGCAGTACCTGTCCACCGGTTACCTCCAGATCGCCGAGAGGCGAG GCAGCATGTCGTCCATGGAGGTCAACGTAGACATGCTGGAGCAGATGGACCTGATGGACATGTCGGACCACGAGGCGCTCGACGTCTTCCTGCACTCGGGCGGAGAGGACAACAGCGCCGCCTCGCCGGTCGCAG GCCCCGAGTGTTTGAGCGCCGAGATCAGCCTCGCGGTTCCCGAGCTGCGCCGCAAGCTGTCGCCGGCGTGCGCCCTCGATGCAGACGAGGAAGACGAcggcgaggaagaggaggataaagaagaggaggaaggggcCAGGAGGaccatgaggaggaggaggaggaggaagagggcgaCCCCGCCGGCACTGACGCCTGACCGCCAAGACGGGTCCCCCAAGGTTTGA
- the dtnbp1b gene encoding dystrobrevin binding protein 1b isoform X1, with protein MSTTPAASDGSQRKSLEVDCDHVPKASAADSSSSGGGGQLKLKDRHKLLEEAFQQDVEQYLSTGYLQIAERRGPIGSMSSMEVNVDMLEQMDLMDMSDHEALDVFLHSGGEDNSAASPVAGPECLSAEISLAVPELRRKLSPACALDADEEDDGEEEEDKEEEEGARRTMRRRRRRKRATPPALTPDRQDGSPKV; from the exons ATGTCCACCACGCCTGCTGCGTCCGACGGGAGCCAGAGGAAGTCTC TGGAGGTGGATTGCGACCACGTGCCGAAGGCGTCGGCCGCCGACTCCTCCTCCAGCGGCGGTGGCGGGCAGCTGAAGCTGAAGGACAGACACAAGCTGCTGGAGGAAGCCTTCCAGCAGGACGTGGAGCAGTACCTGTCCACCGGTTACCTCCAGATCGCCGAGAGGCGAG ggccAATAGGCAGCATGTCGTCCATGGAGGTCAACGTAGACATGCTGGAGCAGATGGACCTGATGGACATGTCGGACCACGAGGCGCTCGACGTCTTCCTGCACTCGGGCGGAGAGGACAACAGCGCCGCCTCGCCGGTCGCAG GCCCCGAGTGTTTGAGCGCCGAGATCAGCCTCGCGGTTCCCGAGCTGCGCCGCAAGCTGTCGCCGGCGTGCGCCCTCGATGCAGACGAGGAAGACGAcggcgaggaagaggaggataaagaagaggaggaaggggcCAGGAGGaccatgaggaggaggaggaggaggaagagggcgaCCCCGCCGGCACTGACGCCTGACCGCCAAGACGGGTCCCCCAAGGTTTGA